AGTACTACACAGCAGCACAGCTTTCCGCCGCAGCTGTCGGGCTGGTCTCGGCCGGATTCCAAAAGATGGACGGCGTCCGAGGCTACGTCGGATTTCAGTGGATGTTCCTGGTTTGGGGTGTCATAACAATCGCCGTCggcatcctcctcctctggtGGCTTCCAGACCGGCCGACAATTCCAGGCGAACAacccgcgaagaagaaataccTACGATGGTTCCCGCGCAGCCCCCCTGCGCTGACCGGCCGGGACGCTGAAATCCACTATCATGACCTGAAGCGCGTGTACCACCGCTCGGCATGGACGCTCCAAGACCTCCTCCGCGTGTTCCTCGACTGGCGCCTGTGGCCCCTCCTCATCATGTACTTCGGTGTAGTAGGCGTCGGCATCGGCGTCCAAAGCTACGCCACAGTGATCATCAAAGCCATCAACCCCAACCTCAGCGGAATAGACCTCAGTCTCCTCTCCGCGCCAATCTGGCTCGTAAGTACCCTCCAACCAGCACCACAAACCCAACCATAACAACATCACCATAGAACTAACCAACAAAAAAACCAATAGATGGACCTGGCCGCCATCCTCCTCGTAACCCCCTTCTCAGACCGtttccaccaccaccgcgccgtcttcttctccgtccccgtcctcctccaaatcctcggcctcctcctcaccacctACGCCGGCACAGACACCAACTCCTGGCCCCGCTACGGCGGCCTCCTAATCGTCGGCTTTGGCCTCGGCCCCACAGTCCCCATAACCATGACCTGGACCACGGAGATCTTCCAACCCCGCCACGGCGAAGTCGGCGTCGCAGCCGCCTCCGCCGTCGTCTCCGGCCTAGGCAATCTCGGCAGTATCGTAACGACATACGCCCTATACAACGGCTGGGCCGAGGACAGCGCCGCGCCCGGCCGTCTCAAGTTCCGGAAAAGCAACCTAGTCATGGTGGGCATCCTGTGCGGAAGCATCCTCGCGGCGGTGTTGATGCAGATTCTCGTCCGGGTGATTGACGGACGCAAGAGTGATGAGAATGACCCGGACAAGATCGTGGATGGAGCTGCAAGACGCGAGGCACAGCAGAGGGGTCTCGATGGGTTGGGTTCCAGTGTATTTTTTCTGTTTAAAAAGAGGGGGGGTAACTAAACTAATCGGTCAATTGTTGCGTACGTACACCAATACTATATAGTATGTACGTTGCATCTCCTTGTCAGCGTTTACTGACCTTATTCACTGGTCAGACTGGGTTGACTTTGGTGTGGTCCATTGACAAAAATTAATACATGTATCTATACATACAGATCTACAGATCTACAGATCTACATCTCGTTATCATGAGGATGTTAATTCTAATTAACagatattctagaatatactCTACTGACAATACAAAATACAAGCTTATTATGACGAAAGTCAGCTTTGTGAGCATATATTCCGTGTCCTTACGATGAACTTggtgataataataatccaCATGCCTTATGTCTAAGGgaatctactatttattgGAGAGCTACATAGCATGGTATGGTGGGTCATGTGATATCCTTCGATGCAAATTATGTTTAGAGTTAGTACTTGTTACTATAGTTGCATTCATCGAACACAAGACTTCGATAGACCAGTTACCGATCAAGATATAGACACAAATCACCTGCCACAATCGTAGGTTGATTATACGAGTTGACATCAGACTTGGCGCATCGTTACTTCAGGTGAAACCAGAGAATGATTAGTTGTATTTGATACACGGTAGTACTAAGACAGTGtttgcttctttccttcctgttTCCTAAACAGTTGTTCCATTCCTAGTGATTGTCCAATTCACTGTGATCCTTCtatgttgttgttgacgtAACACATAACCCACATAACAAGTAACGAAAGAgaagtaattaaaatataaacgGCATGGGGTAATGAACGCAAAGGCAAGCTCTGGCATCTGAGTTAAAGAAAACCTGAAATACCACCgtgagaagagaaaaagaaaaagaaaatctatGTGCTCCACACTGCCAGGCTGCTCTCCTAGTTCGATCCCAACTGACGCCGGAGGGTATACGAGCGCTAAGAGGAAACAAAAGTCTTCACGTTTTTATTGGGTGGTTAAGGTATCTAGTTGCTACCGCAAATCTGAACGCATCCGTTAGCTCCATGCCTAAAGCAATTCAACGTTTTCAAGATAGAACTTACAGTCTCAACGATGATACCAGTGATTTGGTAAGGGCAAGCATTGCTGGCGGGGCGGCGGTCCTCGAAGTAACCCTTGCCATCCTTAGCCACCTGGCGAGGAATACGAATGCTACCACCACGGTCGGCAACACCGTAGCTGAACTTATCAATGCTGCCGGTCTCGTGGCGGCCAGTGAGACGCTCCTCGTTACCCTCACCGTAGACAGCAATGTGCTCAACGTGACGGGCCTCGAACTTCTTCATGTAAGCCTCAATGGCCTTCATACCACCCTCAGCACGAGTGGCGACGGTGGAGACGTTGCTGTGGAGACCAGCTCCGTTCCATTCACCCTTGATGGGCTTGGGGTCGAAGGAGATACGAACGCCGAACTCTTCAGCGACacggtggaggaggaaacgGGACATCCAAAGCTGGTCGCCcactagaaaaaaaaaacagttAGACCTCGAACACCCTACAGTATATAAGGACGATGCAACTTACTCTCGATACCGGGGCAGGGGCCAACCTGGTACTCCCACTGGGAGGGCATGACCTCGGCGTTGATACCAGAGATGTTGATGCCGGCGTACAAGCAAGCACGGTAGTGAGCCTCGACGATGTCACGGCAGTAAACCTTGCCAGTTCCAACACCGCAGTAGTAAGGACCCTGGGCACCGGGGAAACCGCCCTTGGGCCATCCGTAAGGCCAGCCATCGTTACCGAGGAGGGTGTACTCCTGCTCAAGACCGAACCAGAACTCCTCCTTGGCGTTGACCTCCATCAGGCGGTTGGCATCGTGGCGGTGGTTGTACTTGTTAGGGGTTCCATCCGAATCCCAGGTTTCGCAAaggacgaggatgttgtCACCAAGACGGAAAGGGTCGGGGTAGATAGCAACGGGACGCAGGTAGACATCGGAGTTGTCACCAGGGGCCTGGCCGGTTGAGGAACCGTCGAAGTTCCATTCGGGGAGTTCGTCAACGGACGTAACCTTCTTAGAGAGAGTCTAGATAGTGGGGTCAGCAATCAAAGTCCCATGACTGGTCACGTGGTACGGGTAGGCGCAGGAACAGGGTGCATCAGATCACCGTGCGCAGGGCTTATCAGCCAAGGAGTCGAGATAACAATCACGATCCCTTTGCGTCTGTGCGCCGTGCCATTCAATGCCCCCCATCTATACTTCCAACCTGACACGCAATCCAGCGGATAAGATTGTAGGATAGAGGTCGTGGGTGAATACATACCTTGGTCTTGCTGCGGCATCCACCAACGGAGTCAATCCAGACATACTCGGCCTGCACGCGTCCGCGCTGGTCGAGGTTCATGTACTTCATGAGCTGTTGCCAGCGCAAGTCAGTATGTTTGTTTCCTCAAAGCCGGGAAGACGGCTGAAGAAAGCATGATAGCAATCAATGAGAAGTGTAACGCACATTCTCCGTGTTGGAGATGGTTGTTGATTCAGACTGTAGCGATGAGTCACGAGTCAGCACTTATCCGACTGATAATGAGAACCACAACGCGATAACGCGCGAGATAAGAGGTTGAGTATCACATACCATGATGAATTGATGTGTGTGTGAAGGATATAGACTAAAGAAGTGGTTTTTCAAGATATCTCAGCTTGCAACAGATGCAGAGCAGAACCCAGTAATTTTAACTGCTTGGAAAGAAGCTTTGTTCCTGCGATAGGATAAAGACGAAAACGGAACGACGATCTGAGATCGATTGGAAGGTAGCGAAAGGAAGtgaaaaggaggagattTAAAGCAAGCGAGTTGAAGGGAAGGGAGATGGGTAAGGTTACGGATAGAAGGATAGAGATGTAAGTGACAAAGGTTCAGTGGGTGGGGAGGCGATGCTTTAAATttaagagaaagagagactTTCAATCCATTGTAGCTTTTTTTGGGGGAGGGGGCAAATTCATCCCAATTGGGTATGGGGTCGTTTCGGCTTGAAAATTACGGTAATGGCACCGGTCGATATTCTCGGTTGCTGGGCACCGCACCGGTAAATTGAATTTCCCACGGATTTTTTTTGggatatatttatttttacatttttatttctttttttaattttttttttttcggcTGCATAACTGCCAGACTGGTTTCACTCTGAATTCAGGTAGGCTTTTTTTTGGTGATtcagtattattattattagaaaataacTATCAATAGCTCAAgaatctagtaaatttttaGAAATGTGTACGTGTAGTTTCGTAGACTCATTCTGGTCTGATGGTTGGCATGGAATTATCATTTTTGAATTAATTGTTGAAAGTGGATGCGTTGTTGCGGTGTTTCAGAAAATTCAAAACcacaagggaaaaaaaaaaaaaaaaaaaaaaaggcgcAAACCCACAATATGTGGTAAGTGTCTGGACACTGAGAAGATGCAGCAAGGCTGCAGCTAAGACAAGGGTTGCTCTCCGCCATTCAGTTCCCACACCACCATTGAATGGATCAGGTACTCTCCTATCTGAGAATATGTGACCAGGTACTAAGAGCTACATGGGGTCAGTCGGATAGCCTCCCAACCAACATAAGATAGGCGTCGGCTAGATGGTTCTATCTTCCTAATACACGGTGGATTACGAGGTTCCTGCCCAAGACCGCACCTCAGGCACTCAATAACACTACCTAATTGGGTAAAGAGATGGAGCCCTCATGGATCCAACAAAATCAAAAATGCCTCCCCCTTTCCTCTTTTACGCCGATACAGTTACTAGAGTAaattggaaaaaaaaattacaTGGATGCAAGTAATGCAGGTAACTGCAACCAAAAGCAAATAGGCAGAGTCATTTTGAACGGGCCAGTCCGATGCGATAGAATGGCTGTGAATACTAATCACCGGAATCTCCCTCGACGGCGCTTGGATATCTAGCCCGTATCTCTCTTCCCCAGATAATCGCACCCCACGCCACGGTGATCCGGACGCCTTCTATCGATGTTTAATTACACTTCCTCGACATGTTCCATGCATTGTGACTTCCCCCTTTCGATCATTATAAGTCGGCTGACCAGGCCTTGGATACACTCCCACCGCGATGAGGGTTGCCTGACTGAGGCTTTTAGATAGCGACGCGAAAAGCTGTTGCTAAGAGGTATTATCAACCATTAATCGACGACGGTGCATATCAGCTGCAGGACCCGAGTATCTATCCATTTAGTTTGAACGTTACATGCAACTAAAAGTCCTGGACTGCCGCCCCATTGGTAGACCGGGCGCATGGCTTATAGCAAGTCATATGGGAAACTGATTCACGGAATGGATATCATTCGTCCCATGTTTTTTAAATGActctctttttttgtctCAATATGTGCCTTGTCATACTGACCGACAAAAGTTCCCGGATCAGATGAACAGACGTTTTGGAAGGGTATTGGTAGGGTCTTTCCGATAAAAATGTACATGTACCTGTCCATACTCCAGTTGATGCATATCAACATCCATGGTACCTGCGACTTATCAGAAGGATTCCTTATCAATGCCCCTCAGAAAGACACCCCGCCATAGTCGCGTGGGTGGATCATAGCGCGTCTGCCGATTGATCGCTTTGGAATTAATAGCTTCTGCCTTTTATTCCTCCTATCTGGTTGAGCAGAAACAAAGATCCTTCCTTTGAATTACATCCTTATCTACTGGACTAACAACTATCAGTTCCAAGTCTATCAAAGgattaaaaaaagaaatcctcGATAATCACCCAAAACGGCAAGATTACACCCAGCCGGTAATTCTCAGTACTGACAGTGAAAATGGGCAAATTTACAGAAAATAAACCTCCACAGATGTGGGGCGTGGCAAGAAATTCTCGAAAAAGGCGAgcaagagagagaaaagttAAGCCGCCCCAAGTCCCCGAGACCGGCCCAGATGGTTAGTCAGGGTTATTCTTAGAGGGAATTTAGGCGACGGATTGGTCCGCTTGGGGGGAAAACTGCGGTCTGCACCGCCTCGAAGGGCGTGGAAGAGGGTCGAGGCAGAAGGGACTGGTGGTCACCATTAAGTCACTTCAACCTCACAACCGGTTGGGGGTGTACAAGGATTCTCCAGAACAGTCCCCCCGGAGTGGCGATCATCTTGGAATTGTATCATTCTTCCGTGAGATATTGTACTACAGCAAATGACAGGCGTCCGTGGTCGGGAGATTCAGGAATCAACTGCATCATGAGTGGCTGAGAGATTTTAGAATCATGAGGGGGACAAAGAACGTCCGTCTTGCTGAGGTTTCGGATCAGCCCTGTGGTTGACATCCACTGCAGGAGAGAGCGATGTATTCTTAGTACTAGTCTTCCCCTAATAGGATGAGATTGTGAGACCGGGAGGGTTATTATTAGTTCGTGGTGAAACGAGaccagaaaagaatagatacGGTCTATCAAAATGTAATGTTGTATTGTATTGAGGTCTAGAGATTCTATTCTGAAGGATATCCACTCTCATCAACCCCGATATGGTCGAATGCGCAGCAGGCGGCTTCAGCCCGCCGTAGGCCGTCAGCCAGTCATAAGAATAGAACCTGTGGCGCAGTCTCTAATCCAGGAGCGGTTTAGCGCCCTCCCGCAAGAACTTCCAGTTTTACGCTGATTTATGCGTCATGACTGACATCTGAAAGTTCTCGCTCCTGTGATCCCGAAATTGATGGTGGAAAATCCCTTTCGACCTCGGATAATACAGCCCGAAGTGCCGCCATTTTTGAATATCCCTCACCGACATCACGATCTAAGCAACTTAATCACGACGAAGGGGATGGCTGTCATCCAATGACCGGAAAATCAATAATGACATTGAGGGGGATCGAGTAATAGTTGTGATTGACCAGCCTGATAGTGAGTAATGGCTTCCCTCGCCAACCATGTTTTTCCCTGTGATGCTCCGCATTCTGACTGGGTCCCTTATCGTTGCGCCCTGATTGGTCCTGGCCCGCCGTCCATGACAAACGCCGCTGACTGGATTCGGCCCGAATCGTCATCGCTGGCCTGGAATGCCTCAGGTTGACGACAGTTGAACAGACATGGAACAATAGCTTGGAGAAAGTCCTCCTATCGTATGaattcatcttcaccagtCGATCTGCCAAGAAATCTGCGAGTCACACTGGATCGCTTGGCGGGGAAATTCGACAGTCGATTCATGACCACATGTCCTCCCTTGTAGgggcagaaaagaaagaacgcAGAAAGGGATAGGAATAATGAAAATCATTCCACTACAAATTTCTTTCCATTGATCTTGTCTGTAAGTCTTGTAATTAAGAATTCCAATGGAATTTTAATGCCTCATGCCCCGTCAACGCATGCAGAAGAATCCCAATGCATATTTTTTTGAAACCCTCGATGGATCACAATTTTAATGAGGTATCCGATCTAGCAGGGTAATTCGCGCAGTTGATCATGGaaatttcttcttccagccttggattttcttttcttttcttttttcatttttttgggattttcttcttttgtcgcttcctcttctttagTAGGACATCGATGGGAATATTTTTGGGATACCACGAAGCCAAGAAGACATTTGACAGGTCATTCTCATACTTGTTATTCCCTCATGGTTTAGATAATGGAAAACCACCAAACGGTCTCCTTGCAGTGGTTGTTCATGCACTGAGATGTACAGTTAAATCCCTCAGCCCTGGTATAAGGCAGCCAGGCATTACACTAGCCGCCTCCACCGCCATTTCCATATGGGCCGGAACTTTAATTCTTGGGAGCAACAACATTCATTCTGCATCTCGCAGGTCTGGgcatatgtatgtatggaaaCGTGTAAAGCTACAGATCTCCATCCCACCGGAtcttatttcctttttcttccttttctcacCGATTGCTGCCCTTTGGGTTGTCATGTTCCACGTTCGATTATTTCTTCGCCAACTGCGCGTGGACAGGTAAGACTAGCAACGGATGATTCTATCTTGTAAGAGAAACTGCGTCGGCATAGTAACCGTAGTCCCCAGAGAGCTCCAAGGCAGAGCTCTGTTGGCGGATAGATAGGGGATGGAGTCCATGCAGGTACAGCATCGATTGCTGGGCTAGCTCCGGTCAGGGAGATGGGTCTCGTCTGCAGAGCCTCAGATGAAGATCTGGTCAAGCCTCAACTGATCCGCTGGAGGCAGGGAATCACTTCAGCGGCTACCAGCCGACAGCGTGGTCGAGACAACCCTCTCCACTCGGCGGCAGCGGCACCCGCGGCTACCCAGCCAATCCGGGATGTGTGACAGGTATTCTCAACGGCCCTTTCGCTGCTGCATCCATCGTAGGATCCATTCCACCAACGTCCCGATGTCTTGAGATATTTCCAGCACCCGAGCTATCTTGTTTTGTAGTTCAATCACTTCGTTCTTCTGGCCGTCGGTCATTTGCACGTCCATGTCTCCAAGACTGCTACAGTGATCTAACAATCCTGTCATATCTACCACCGAGACGCGGCCGTTCAATCCAACTTCCAAACTCACGGAAACTTTGCTTATAGTAGTTTCTTCCTTGGCCGACTCTGCAGAACCGGGTGGATCGTTTACCGTGAAAAGTAACATGACGACGGGCGCTTGACCAAGCTGTGTCCGCAATGTAACGTCTACTTTAACCTCATCGACATCGTCGTCAACACCTTCAGCGTTCGAGTTGGCCGtgtccttccctttctccttCATCCTGTCCGTGCTGTGGAGTCCCTTCAGCAACCAATCGAGTTTTTTCTCGTTGGGATCCTTATTGCTCAAGGTAATCacatttttctttggcttcccTGGTTCCGTGAATTTCAGCTGACTAGCGGGGCTCTTTGGGGAGTCTGTTTGGGCATCCTTTCTGTTGTCGTCGCTCTTGGACGGGGGACTGAAAATGTTACGAATCATGTTTGCTAAAAACGCATATTGGCGCAGTGTCTGTAAAGAGAGATGAAAAACAAGGAATCAGTAACTTCTCTCATGAGTAGTTTGGCTATTGATCTCACCGGAAGAATATCTGCAAGCTGCCGCGGGTGCGCAAATGGGATATCACGCATCGTACGCCCAGCAACAGATTCGAAGGGTTGGAAAGTGTAGCTATGTTGTTTAGTACATGGCTTGCCATCCTGATCAACGCTCTGGACGGCCATCCTGCGCCTTCTGCGACCCAGCTGGGATGCTTCTTCAGGCCCAAGACCCATAGCTCCCGCCGCTGATAATGGCGACCATCCCGGTGCTAAAAGTCCATCGTAAGTTACCATCTTAAACTCTTGTGGCATCTGAATGCCCAGATGTCTGTATATGTCCGAAG
This Aspergillus flavus chromosome 1, complete sequence DNA region includes the following protein-coding sequences:
- a CDS encoding permease of the major facilitator superfamily (MFS transporter, putative); this encodes MSLVQPQPPSEDMVKNPDSGDIREQFRDGRDDVESGSEPDIADIERIYRKLDFRIIPAFWVLYFLCAAVRSNVSLAQTMNIDTNHTIFDVLHVNDHQVSTALALFYVCYVVFDLPSNLIMSRLSPHVWMSRIVISVGIIGTCMTAMKAAWSFYLLRLLLGIVIAGMWPGMAYYLTLFYPPSRTGKRIGQYYTAAQLSAAAVGLVSAGFQKMDGVRGYVGFQWMFLVWGVITIAVGILLLWWLPDRPTIPGEQPAKKKYLRWFPRSPPALTGRDAEIHYHDLKRVYHRSAWTLQDLLRVFLDWRLWPLLIMYFGVVGVGIGVQSYATVIIKAINPNLSGIDLSLLSAPIWLMDLAAILLVTPFSDRFHHHRAVFFSVPVLLQILGLLLTTYAGTDTNSWPRYGGLLIVGFGLGPTVPITMTWTTEIFQPRHGEVGVAAASAVVSGLGNLGSIVTTYALYNGWAEDSAAPGRLKFRKSNLVMVGILCGSILAAVLMQILVRVIDGRKSDENDPDKIVDGAARREAQQRGLDGLGSSVFFLFKKRGGN
- a CDS encoding glutamine synthetase, producing the protein MSESTTISNTENLMKYMNLDQRGRVQAEYVWIDSVGGCRSKTKTLSKKVTSVDELPEWNFDGSSTGQAPGDNSDVYLRPVAIYPDPFRLGDNILVLCETWDSDGTPNKYNHRHDANRLMEVNAKEEFWFGLEQEYTLLGNDGWPYGWPKGGFPGAQGPYYCGVGTGKVYCRDIVEAHYRACLYAGINISGINAEVMPSQWEYQVGPCPGIEMGDQLWMSRFLLHRVAEEFGVRISFDPKPIKGEWNGAGLHSNVSTVATRAEGGMKAIEAYMKKFEARHVEHIAVYGEGNEERLTGRHETGSIDKFSYGVADRGGSIRIPRQVAKDGKGYFEDRRPASNACPYQITGIIVETICGSN